A part of Deltaproteobacteria bacterium genomic DNA contains:
- a CDS encoding amidohydrolase has product MVPDVTFDLVEEHRMTKRFTDCLIVDADAHILEPPDLWERYMDPALRDQAIRVRTDDRGLEYLEVAGKLSKRSQGGTLFTLGGYGKEPEELVPRPDRTYVGCAPLGAMDSRGRLQFMDQENVDASVLYPSLALLWEPEVFDIQLCDAYCRAYNRWITDFCADSGDRLIPIAHISLGDVDLAVKELERSVRAGARGAFVAPHTITRKPHGHPDHNPFWAKARELNVPIGIHPTLEPMPPMAAAHFDGMKGETWYFVVMSSVAVQAAMTTMFHYGTFDRFPDLKFLVLESSAGWISAWLDRMDAKFASVGRFNRKMKTPPSESFKTNCWIACDPDEKTVPAIIDLVGTEHFFWNSDYPHSEAKPGVMNDLEHMGTQLSPQAKANLFGLNAARLYNIKGRRSNGQ; this is encoded by the coding sequence ATGGTACCCGATGTAACATTTGATCTCGTAGAGGAGCATAGAATGACAAAACGCTTCACCGATTGTTTGATCGTCGATGCAGATGCGCACATCCTTGAACCGCCTGACCTCTGGGAACGGTACATGGATCCTGCGCTGCGCGACCAAGCGATTCGTGTCCGTACGGACGACCGCGGTCTCGAATATCTTGAAGTCGCAGGCAAGCTCTCCAAGCGCAGCCAAGGAGGTACGTTGTTCACTTTAGGTGGCTACGGCAAGGAACCAGAGGAACTCGTTCCACGACCGGATCGTACCTACGTGGGCTGTGCGCCGCTAGGAGCAATGGACTCGCGAGGCCGTCTGCAATTCATGGATCAAGAAAATGTCGATGCGTCCGTGCTGTACCCATCCCTCGCGTTGTTGTGGGAGCCGGAAGTGTTCGACATCCAGCTTTGTGATGCATACTGCCGAGCCTATAACCGGTGGATTACGGATTTCTGCGCGGACTCGGGAGATCGCCTCATCCCGATCGCCCATATCTCGCTTGGCGATGTTGATCTCGCGGTCAAGGAATTGGAACGCAGCGTGCGCGCCGGGGCGCGCGGTGCATTCGTCGCACCGCATACGATAACACGTAAACCGCATGGTCACCCAGATCACAATCCGTTTTGGGCCAAAGCGCGAGAACTCAATGTACCGATCGGTATTCACCCGACACTTGAACCGATGCCCCCAATGGCGGCGGCCCACTTTGACGGGATGAAAGGCGAGACGTGGTATTTTGTGGTGATGTCGTCGGTTGCCGTGCAAGCCGCAATGACGACCATGTTTCACTATGGTACTTTTGACCGCTTCCCGGACCTCAAGTTCCTCGTGCTGGAATCCAGCGCGGGATGGATCAGTGCTTGGCTGGATCGCATGGATGCGAAGTTCGCGTCGGTTGGGCGCTTTAACCGCAAGATGAAGACACCGCCGAGCGAATCGTTCAAGACAAATTGTTGGATCGCCTGTGACCCTGACGAGAAGACCGTCCCGGCGATTATCGACCTGGTTGGGACCGAGCACTTCTTTTGGAACAGCGATTATCCGCACTCCGAAGCCAAACCCGGCGTGATGAACGACCTCGAACATATGGGAACGCAACTGAGCCCGCAGGCAAAAGCGAATCTCTTCGGTCTCAACGCCGCGCGCCTCTATAATATCAAGGGTCGACGTAGCAACGGACAGTAA
- a CDS encoding DUF1003 domain-containing protein: MYRFGALGKNPQLEVLNGLHEHEILAKNPDVQFEAELTRGQQWADHIAAFGGSWTFIALFTLLLVVWMATNSYLLAAHPFDPYPYILLNLELSALAAVQAPVIMMSQNRQEARDRMRAMHDYQVNLKAQLEIRQLHQKIDHLLSHQWERLVEIQEVQMELINEVRSRR; this comes from the coding sequence ATGTATCGTTTTGGCGCGTTGGGCAAAAATCCCCAACTGGAAGTCCTCAACGGATTGCATGAACACGAAATCCTGGCCAAGAACCCGGATGTCCAGTTTGAAGCGGAACTCACACGTGGTCAGCAATGGGCCGATCACATCGCGGCGTTCGGGGGAAGCTGGACGTTTATCGCCCTCTTTACGCTGCTCCTGGTGGTATGGATGGCCACCAATTCCTATCTCCTGGCCGCGCACCCGTTTGATCCCTACCCCTATATTCTCTTGAACCTCGAGCTGTCGGCGTTGGCCGCGGTACAAGCGCCGGTCATCATGATGAGCCAGAACCGACAGGAAGCACGGGACCGTATGCGAGCGATGCATGACTATCAAGTGAATCTGAAAGCACAGCTAGAGATACGCCAACTCCATCAGAAAATCGATCATCTCTTGTCACATCAGTGGGAACGGTTAGTCGAGATCCAAGAGGTGCAGATGGAATTGATCAACGAGGTGCGCAGTCGCCGCTAG
- a CDS encoding Tn3 family transposase, whose protein sequence is MLRVFPKPAHLTPRLPRPQKRLTILGADEIEALYGLPHFTPDERREYFAFSPTDLTALAPFHSLHSRLYAMLQLGYFRARHQFFVFRLHEVEDDARYLQALYFPTLPASFLARMLSKVTRSKQQHLILALCQYRFCDAQAWRQLQTKAQHAARVSSKPVYLLRVLLQYLEEHRIVAPGYRWLQGMIGQTLTHEQARLSAVLTQHLTTTDQQALQGLLEDAPGLYALTQLKQDPRDFRYQDIQRELRRREQLQALYTVAQRLLPTLAISNESVTYYASLVSYYSVYKLKRFKTGPVALYLLCFVFHRYQRLHDHLFNSLLHHVRRYTDEAKEAAEARVSAYRLEGNQNLHKAGQVLKLFTDSHIAAHTPFADVQATAFGILPRPQLDFVAEHIATDARFDETAFQWEHIDVLAPQFKRHLRPLLLAVDFGVSASHTPLREAVEFLQATFRKGQTLGHVPLARVPLHFIPEATKRYLYSQHSHSDRQLLPNRYEFLVYRLLRNGLESGDVFCRESVCFRSFEDDLLDDQRWQQKEHLVRDTGLSLLRQPIQEHLAALEHRLETRLAEVNQRIASGENRYVQLNRRNPQGRWILQYPQNEEPTNHPFFDALRQVDISQVLAFVQQQCHFLAAFDHVVGRYVKHPVDAHALTACLIAWGTNMGLGKMGEISDLSYQTLATTSENFLRLETLRAANDCISNATATLPIFHHYDIGGTVHSSSDGQKFETRLPTINARHSPEYFGLHKGVVAYTVVANHIPINARIIGANEHESHYVFDLLFNNTSAIQPEVHSTDTHGTNEVNFALLHLFGYQFAPRYRDFYDKVRTTLYGFKAPQQYTTGVLRPIRKINTALIIEDWEQIQRILVSLALKTTTQSIIVGKLSAYARKNQTRRALWEYDNIIRSLYLLEYLDSSALRQQVQRALNRGESYHQLRRAVAYANFGKLRFRTEHDQQLWGECSRLLTNAIIYYNATILSNLLTYKETHGDTAGVALLARVLPVAWQHINWYGRYEFRKQLDAINMTAIIQALTQLPVPHVSPG, encoded by the coding sequence ATGCTCAGAGTCTTCCCGAAGCCCGCCCACTTAACACCACGACTGCCCCGGCCCCAGAAACGGCTGACTATTCTGGGAGCAGACGAAATCGAGGCCCTCTACGGACTCCCACACTTCACACCAGACGAGCGCCGGGAGTATTTTGCGTTCTCCCCGACGGACCTTACGGCGCTGGCTCCGTTTCATAGCCTGCACTCCCGCCTCTACGCAATGCTGCAGCTCGGCTATTTCCGAGCACGTCACCAATTCTTCGTCTTTCGTTTGCACGAGGTTGAAGACGATGCCCGCTACCTGCAAGCCCTGTACTTTCCCACTCTCCCAGCCTCTTTTCTCGCCCGGATGCTGAGCAAGGTGACCCGCTCCAAGCAGCAGCACTTGATTCTGGCCCTCTGCCAGTACCGCTTCTGTGATGCCCAAGCCTGGAGACAGTTGCAGACCAAAGCGCAGCACGCCGCTCGGGTGAGCAGCAAACCGGTCTACCTCTTGCGGGTGCTGCTCCAGTATCTGGAGGAACACCGCATCGTCGCGCCGGGCTATCGCTGGCTGCAAGGAATGATCGGTCAGACGTTGACGCACGAACAAGCGCGCCTGAGCGCCGTGCTCACGCAGCACCTGACCACCACCGATCAGCAGGCACTCCAGGGGTTGCTGGAGGATGCGCCGGGACTGTATGCGCTCACCCAACTCAAACAGGACCCGCGGGATTTTCGCTATCAGGATATCCAGCGAGAACTCCGCCGCCGCGAGCAGCTGCAGGCGCTGTACACCGTAGCCCAACGCCTCTTGCCCACGTTAGCCATCTCGAACGAGAGTGTCACGTATTATGCGTCCTTGGTCAGCTATTACTCGGTCTACAAGCTTAAGCGCTTCAAGACGGGGCCTGTTGCCCTCTACCTCCTGTGCTTTGTGTTCCACCGCTATCAACGCCTCCACGATCATCTGTTCAACAGTTTGCTCCATCACGTGCGCCGGTATACCGACGAAGCCAAGGAGGCCGCTGAGGCCCGTGTCTCTGCGTACCGCTTGGAAGGCAATCAGAATCTCCACAAAGCCGGACAAGTGCTCAAACTCTTCACAGACAGTCACATTGCAGCCCACACGCCTTTCGCGGACGTGCAAGCGACCGCCTTTGGTATTCTCCCCCGTCCCCAACTCGATTTCGTCGCTGAGCATATCGCCACAGATGCTCGCTTCGACGAGACGGCCTTTCAGTGGGAGCATATTGATGTCTTGGCCCCGCAGTTTAAGCGTCATCTCCGGCCTCTCTTGCTCGCGGTCGACTTCGGCGTGTCGGCCAGTCACACGCCGTTACGCGAGGCCGTCGAATTTCTCCAGGCCACCTTTCGCAAAGGACAGACGCTTGGCCACGTGCCCTTGGCTCGCGTACCGCTGCACTTCATTCCAGAGGCCACCAAACGTTACCTCTACAGTCAGCACTCCCACAGTGACCGCCAGCTGCTCCCCAATCGCTATGAGTTTCTGGTCTATCGCTTGTTGCGTAATGGGCTGGAGTCGGGCGATGTCTTCTGCCGCGAGAGCGTTTGCTTCCGGAGTTTCGAAGACGACTTGCTCGACGATCAGCGCTGGCAACAGAAGGAGCACCTCGTGCGCGACACCGGACTGAGTCTGCTGCGCCAGCCCATCCAGGAGCACCTCGCTGCACTGGAGCACCGCTTAGAAACCCGCTTGGCGGAGGTCAACCAGCGGATTGCCTCGGGGGAAAACCGCTACGTGCAACTCAACCGCCGCAATCCGCAAGGGCGGTGGATTCTCCAGTATCCCCAGAACGAGGAACCGACAAACCATCCTTTCTTTGATGCGCTCCGCCAAGTGGACATCAGTCAGGTGTTGGCGTTCGTCCAGCAGCAGTGTCACTTCTTAGCCGCGTTCGACCATGTCGTCGGGCGCTATGTTAAACACCCCGTCGATGCGCATGCCCTCACGGCGTGTCTCATTGCCTGGGGCACGAATATGGGCCTGGGCAAGATGGGAGAAATCTCCGACCTCTCCTACCAAACCCTCGCGACGACCTCCGAGAACTTCCTGCGTCTCGAAACATTACGCGCGGCCAACGACTGCATCAGCAACGCCACCGCGACTCTTCCCATCTTTCACCACTACGATATTGGCGGCACCGTCCACTCCAGTAGTGATGGACAGAAGTTTGAAACGCGCCTTCCCACTATCAACGCGCGGCATTCGCCCGAATACTTCGGACTCCATAAGGGCGTTGTGGCTTACACTGTCGTCGCGAACCATATCCCGATCAATGCGCGCATCATCGGCGCTAATGAACACGAAAGCCACTATGTCTTTGATTTGCTCTTCAACAATACCTCTGCCATTCAACCAGAGGTCCATTCGACCGATACGCATGGCACCAACGAGGTCAACTTCGCGCTCCTCCATCTGTTTGGGTATCAGTTCGCGCCGCGCTACCGCGATTTCTACGACAAGGTGCGTACAACGCTCTACGGCTTCAAAGCGCCCCAGCAGTACACCACGGGCGTGCTCAGACCGATCCGCAAAATCAACACCGCCCTGATCATCGAGGACTGGGAACAGATTCAACGTATCCTCGTCTCGCTCGCGCTGAAAACCACGACTCAGAGTATTATCGTCGGGAAACTCAGTGCCTACGCGCGGAAGAACCAAACGCGCCGCGCACTGTGGGAGTATGACAACATTATTCGCAGTTTGTATCTCTTGGAGTATCTTGACTCTTCCGCGCTCCGCCAACAGGTCCAGCGCGCCCTCAATCGCGGCGAGAGCTACCATCAGTTACGCCGTGCCGTGGCCTATGCCAATTTCGGCAAGCTACGATTCCGCACCGAACACGATCAGCAGCTGTGGGGGGAGTGTAGCCGACTGCTGACCAACGCTATCATCTATTACAATGCCACCATCCTCTCCAATCTCCTGACGTACAAAGAAACGCACGGTGACACAGCGGGGGTGGCCTTGCTCGCGCGGGTGTTGCCCGTCGCGTGGCAACACATCAATTGGTATGGTCGGTATGAATTCCGCAAACAACTTGACGCCATCAACATGACCGCTATCATCCAAGCCTTAACGCAGCTCCCTGTTCCCCACGTCTCTCCTGGCTAA
- a CDS encoding recombinase family protein — MALVGYARVSSVGQSLAVQLEKLKRCQKLFQEKKSSASDRRSQLEACLDYVRDGDTLVVTRLDRLARSTLHLCQIAAELERKQVHLQVLDQQINTSTATGRLLFNMLGAIAQFETELRAERQLDGIKKARERGVHFGRSKQLAPPQILTLQRKRRKGVLIKTLMKEFALSKASVYRYLREPALLPSGKSA; from the coding sequence ATGGCGCTCGTCGGATATGCGCGGGTCAGTTCGGTCGGACAAAGCTTGGCGGTCCAGCTCGAAAAGCTCAAACGCTGCCAGAAGCTTTTTCAAGAAAAGAAAAGCTCCGCCTCTGATCGCCGCTCCCAACTGGAGGCCTGCCTCGACTACGTACGCGACGGAGATACCCTCGTGGTCACACGGTTAGACCGTCTCGCCCGTTCCACCTTGCATCTCTGCCAGATCGCCGCGGAACTGGAGCGGAAACAGGTCCACCTCCAGGTGCTCGATCAGCAGATCAATACCAGTACGGCCACCGGACGCTTATTGTTTAATATGCTGGGCGCGATTGCGCAGTTTGAAACGGAGCTGCGCGCGGAGCGACAACTCGACGGCATCAAGAAAGCGCGCGAGCGCGGCGTGCACTTCGGCAGAAGCAAACAGTTAGCACCTCCCCAAATTCTGACGTTGCAGCGGAAACGTAGAAAAGGGGTGCTGATCAAAACGCTGATGAAAGAGTTTGCCCTCTCGAAAGCCAGTGTCTATCGCTATCTGCGTGAACCCGCTCTTCTTCCCTCAGGCAAATCCGCCTAG
- a CDS encoding GFA family protein, with protein MAESFTGGCACGAIRYECTAEPMFMWICHCRDCQRSTGGGGGYNVVFAKPAVKFTKNEPKYFVLTGTSGKSTYRGFCPDCGSPVAVKADLIPEIQGISAASLDEPSKVELIANIWTASAQPWDYLSPTLPQFAGTPTEDELTELVRQAHKS; from the coding sequence ATGGCTGAGTCCTTTACGGGTGGTTGTGCGTGTGGCGCGATCCGTTATGAGTGTACTGCCGAACCGATGTTCATGTGGATCTGCCACTGTCGAGACTGTCAGCGCTCGACTGGCGGTGGTGGTGGGTACAACGTGGTCTTCGCCAAACCCGCGGTGAAATTCACCAAGAATGAACCGAAGTATTTTGTTCTCACAGGCACAAGTGGCAAGAGCACCTATCGGGGCTTTTGCCCGGACTGTGGCTCACCAGTGGCGGTGAAGGCGGATCTCATTCCTGAGATCCAAGGTATCAGTGCGGCGAGTTTGGACGAGCCAAGCAAGGTCGAATTGATTGCCAACATTTGGACTGCAAGTGCGCAGCCGTGGGATTATTTGTCTCCGACTTTGCCGCAGTTTGCCGGAACCCCGACTGAGGATGAGCTGACGGAGCTTGTGCGCCAGGCGCACAAGTCCTAA